Proteins found in one Micromonospora sp. WMMD1082 genomic segment:
- the mnhG gene encoding monovalent cation/H(+) antiporter subunit G, giving the protein MSLDAILDIAAAVFLITGALLSLAAGVALVRFPDLLTRMHAAAKPQVLGLLLVLIGCGLRLRTGVDITTLVLVGVFQLATAPVAAHMVGRAAYPHDDIRTDLLVTDELAAHLDRVAGDREDTVPA; this is encoded by the coding sequence GTGAGCCTCGACGCGATCCTCGACATCGCCGCCGCCGTCTTCCTGATCACGGGGGCGTTGCTCAGCCTCGCCGCCGGGGTGGCCCTGGTGCGCTTCCCCGACCTGCTCACCCGGATGCACGCCGCGGCCAAGCCGCAGGTGCTCGGGCTGCTGCTGGTGCTGATCGGCTGCGGGCTGCGGCTGCGTACCGGAGTGGACATCACCACGCTCGTGCTGGTCGGTGTCTTCCAACTCGCCACCGCCCCGGTGGCCGCGCACATGGTCGGCCGGGCCGCCTACCCGCACGACGACATCCGCACCGACCTGCTGGTCACCGACGAACTCGCCGCCCACCTGGATCGCGTCGCCGGCGACCGGGAGGACACCGTCCCGGCCTGA
- a CDS encoding monovalent cation/H+ antiporter complex subunit F, with product MTAVAVTVTALLAVAGGLTLTRIIRGPSILDRAVATDVLLAVIVAAIATEAAYSRDATALPVLVVLAVLGFVGSVSVARFAARRNGK from the coding sequence ATGACCGCCGTGGCCGTGACCGTCACCGCGCTGCTCGCCGTGGCCGGCGGGCTCACCCTCACCCGCATCATCCGTGGCCCGTCGATCCTCGACCGGGCCGTCGCCACCGACGTGCTGCTGGCCGTCATCGTCGCCGCGATCGCCACCGAGGCCGCCTACAGCCGGGACGCCACCGCGCTGCCGGTGCTGGTGGTCCTCGCGGTGCTCGGGTTCGTCGGGTCGGTCAGCGTCGCCCGCTTCGCCGCACGGAGGAACGGCAAGTGA
- a CDS encoding Na+/H+ antiporter subunit E produces the protein MTPSLPTDPPNPPLTRAAWRRNRITAAIGLVTVWVLLWGTFSWANVVSGLVVAAILLAVFPLPPVTFAGRVHPLPMLRFWLRFLLDLVVASAQIAWLAFRPGHVPRSAIIAVRLRVNTDLNLTLTAEALSLVPGSLILEADRETGTLFIHVIGVRTLDEVERFRQGVLDLEARIIAAIGSADEQRRVREGAHPSPPADLEGAPT, from the coding sequence ATGACCCCGTCCTTACCGACCGATCCGCCGAACCCGCCGCTGACCCGGGCCGCCTGGCGCCGCAACCGGATCACCGCGGCGATCGGCCTGGTGACCGTCTGGGTGCTGCTGTGGGGCACCTTCTCCTGGGCCAACGTGGTCAGCGGGCTGGTGGTGGCCGCCATCCTGCTGGCGGTCTTCCCGCTGCCCCCGGTGACGTTCGCGGGCCGGGTCCACCCGCTGCCGATGCTGCGCTTCTGGCTGCGCTTCCTGCTGGACCTGGTGGTCGCCTCCGCCCAGATCGCCTGGCTGGCGTTTCGACCCGGGCACGTGCCGCGCAGCGCCATCATCGCCGTACGGTTGCGGGTGAACACGGACCTCAACCTCACCCTCACCGCCGAGGCGTTGTCCCTGGTGCCGGGCAGCCTGATCCTGGAGGCCGACCGCGAGACGGGGACGCTGTTCATCCACGTCATCGGCGTACGCACCCTGGACGAGGTGGAGCGGTTCCGGCAGGGCGTGCTCGACCTGGAGGCCCGCATCATCGCCGCCATCGGCTCCGCCGACGAACAACGGCGCGTCCGCGAGGGCGCCCACCCATCCCCACCGGCCGACCTGGAAGGGGCACCGACATGA
- a CDS encoding Na+/H+ antiporter subunit D produces MTYLVPLPVVMPLLGAALTLLLLGRPRAQRWVSLTVLTATVAVAAMLLVRSSVDGPLVVEVGGWVAPMGIVLVADQLAALMLVVSASVTLCVLVYSIGQGMADGNEETPLSVYHPTYLVLTAGVCNAFLSGDLFNLYVGFEILLVASYVLLTLGSTETRIRAGTTYVVVSLLSSVIFLVAIGLVYASTGTLNLAQLVERLDALPDDLRLVLQGMLLLAFGIKAAVFPLSAWLPDSYPTAPAPVTAVFAGLLTKVGVYAIIRTETLLFPGGRTATLLLVTAVLTMVVGILGAVAQSDIKRLLSFTLISHIGYMLFGVGLTSSLGLSAAIFYVVHHITIQTTLFLAAGLVERRGGSTAMDRLGGLARLSPLLAVLFFVPALNLAGIPPFSGFLGKLGLVQAGIDDGGVLAWILVAGGLVTSLLTLYAVARVWNLAFWRAPHPEMPDTGDADRAARTEGALQPQTGVAVAQTGAVLPGLMIAPTVALVVFGLVLTFVAGPLFDLSTDAADDLLRRTPYVEAVFPGGTP; encoded by the coding sequence ATGACGTACCTCGTTCCGCTGCCGGTGGTGATGCCACTGCTCGGCGCGGCGCTGACGCTGCTGCTGCTCGGGCGCCCGCGCGCCCAGCGCTGGGTCAGCCTCACCGTGCTCACCGCCACCGTCGCGGTGGCCGCGATGCTGCTGGTCCGTTCCAGCGTGGACGGTCCGCTGGTGGTGGAGGTCGGCGGCTGGGTGGCGCCGATGGGCATCGTGCTGGTCGCCGACCAGCTCGCCGCGCTGATGCTGGTGGTCTCCGCGTCGGTCACGCTCTGCGTGCTGGTCTACTCCATCGGGCAGGGCATGGCCGACGGCAACGAGGAGACGCCGCTGTCGGTGTACCACCCCACCTACCTGGTGCTGACCGCCGGTGTCTGCAACGCGTTCCTCTCCGGTGACCTGTTCAACCTCTACGTCGGTTTCGAGATCCTGCTGGTCGCCAGCTACGTGCTGCTGACCCTGGGCAGCACCGAGACCCGGATCCGGGCCGGCACCACCTACGTCGTGGTCAGCCTGCTCTCGTCGGTGATCTTCCTGGTCGCCATCGGCCTGGTGTACGCCTCGACCGGCACGCTCAATCTCGCCCAGCTCGTCGAGCGGCTGGACGCCCTGCCCGACGACCTCCGGCTGGTGTTGCAGGGCATGCTGCTGCTGGCCTTCGGCATCAAGGCGGCGGTGTTCCCGCTGTCGGCCTGGCTGCCGGACAGCTACCCCACGGCGCCCGCCCCGGTCACCGCGGTCTTCGCCGGCCTACTGACCAAGGTCGGCGTGTACGCGATCATCCGTACCGAGACGCTGCTCTTCCCGGGCGGCCGGACGGCCACCCTGCTGCTGGTCACGGCGGTGCTGACCATGGTGGTCGGTATCCTCGGCGCGGTCGCCCAGTCCGACATCAAGCGGTTGCTGTCGTTCACCCTGATCAGTCATATCGGGTACATGCTCTTCGGGGTCGGGCTCACCTCGTCGCTCGGCCTGTCCGCGGCGATCTTCTACGTGGTGCACCACATCACCATCCAGACCACCCTGTTCCTCGCCGCCGGTCTGGTCGAACGAAGAGGCGGCAGCACCGCGATGGACCGCCTCGGCGGCCTGGCGAGGCTGTCGCCCCTGCTCGCCGTGCTCTTCTTCGTACCCGCGCTCAACCTCGCCGGCATCCCGCCGTTCTCCGGCTTCCTCGGCAAGCTCGGCCTGGTCCAGGCGGGCATCGACGACGGCGGCGTGCTGGCCTGGATCCTGGTCGCCGGTGGGCTGGTCACCAGCCTGCTCACCCTGTACGCCGTCGCCCGGGTGTGGAACCTCGCCTTCTGGCGGGCGCCGCATCCGGAGATGCCGGACACCGGCGACGCGGACCGGGCGGCCCGCACCGAGGGCGCACTCCAGCCGCAGACGGGCGTCGCCGTCGCGCAGACCGGAGCCGTGCTGCCCGGCCTGATGATCGCGCCGACCGTGGCCCTGGTGGTCTTCGGTCTGGTGCTGACCTTCGTCGCCGGTCCACTCTTCGATCTCAGCACCGACGCCGCGGACGACCTGCTGCGCCGGACACCGTACGTCGAGGCCGTCTTCCCTGGGGGTACGCCGTGA
- a CDS encoding Na(+)/H(+) antiporter subunit C — protein sequence MTPNLTDVIVVGVLVAAGVTLLLERSLTRVLMGVILLGNGANLLLLTGGRAGGPPIVGSTPQEEMSDPLPQAMILTAIVITLGMTAFLLALAYRSWHLNGHDEVQDDVEDRRIMDLAERDEGPGDADAGTGDDDDDDDADADNGRSLAATADAGRAG from the coding sequence GTGACACCGAACCTCACCGACGTCATCGTGGTGGGCGTGCTCGTCGCCGCCGGCGTCACGCTGCTGCTGGAACGCAGCCTCACCCGGGTGCTGATGGGCGTCATCCTGCTCGGCAACGGCGCCAACCTGCTGCTGCTCACCGGCGGCCGGGCCGGTGGCCCGCCGATCGTCGGCAGCACCCCGCAGGAGGAGATGAGCGACCCGCTGCCGCAGGCGATGATCCTCACCGCCATCGTCATCACCCTGGGCATGACCGCGTTCCTGCTCGCCCTGGCGTACCGCAGCTGGCACCTCAACGGGCACGACGAGGTGCAGGACGACGTCGAGGACCGCCGGATCATGGATCTCGCCGAGCGCGACGAGGGCCCGGGTGACGCCGACGCCGGCACCGGTGACGACGATGACGACGATGACGCGGACGCCGACAACGGGCGGTCGCTGGCCGCCACGGCCGACGCGGGGAGGGCCGGATGA
- a CDS encoding Na+/H+ antiporter subunit A, with translation MLVLVAVHALTAVIAPALVRTWGRHALYLVALAPGATLVWALAQTGGIRSGDPVVETVPWVPQLGLELALRMGTLSWLMVVLVGGVGALVLAYSARYFRNDDPGLGRFAAVFVAFAGAMLGLVVSDDLLLLYVFWELTTVFSYLLIGHDPAKRASRRAAMQALLVTTLGGLAMLAGFVMLGQHAGTYRWSEIADNLPGGGYLAVAVVLILLGALSKSAIFPFSFWLPGAMAAPTPVSAYLHAAAMVKAGVFLVALMGPALAGTAPWRPVLLVTGLVTMFFGGWAALRQVDLKLLLAYGTVSQLGLLMVILGAGTRDTALAGVAMVLAHALFKATLFLTVGIVDHATGTRDLRELSGLGRRAPALAVVAGLAAASMAGLPPMAGFVAKEAAVESLLHGGTADLAVLAGVIFGSVLTVAYTLRFLWGAFADKPDTPATPAREVSWPFLAPAAVLALAGAAVGVLAPAVDRLLAPYADLYRTAEPGYHLALWHGLTPALGLSALAVAGGVGLFQLMRRERVRATLRLPFDGATVYRKSVGLVDRLAVELTGATQRGSLPFYLGVILVVLVVLPGGALLAGSPWPQRFHLWDTPLQGLAAAVVVVAAVTAARALRRLTAMILVGVAGYGIALLFILHGAPDLALTQFLVETVTIVMFVLVLRRLPVKFSERPIRSSRRGRVAIGVAVGAVTAGMAYVAAGAREAIPISVGFPDEAVSYGGGKNVVNVTLVDIRAWDTMGEIAVLVVAATGVASLIFRHARDLGRRGDIPGGGSTESARPRWLTTGATARAQSVILQVITRLLFHAIVLFSIYLLFSGHNAPGGGFAAGLVAGLALAVRYLAGGRTELNGAAPVDAGVVLGAGLFVAVGTGVAAMLLGGEFLQSALLDFHLPLLGHIHFVTSAFFDVGVYLIVVGLVLDILRSLGAEMDRQHETEDDEVREKELV, from the coding sequence GTGCTGGTTCTGGTGGCGGTCCATGCGCTGACAGCCGTGATCGCCCCGGCGCTGGTGCGGACCTGGGGACGGCACGCCCTCTACCTGGTGGCACTGGCGCCCGGCGCGACGCTGGTCTGGGCGCTGGCCCAGACGGGTGGGATACGGTCCGGCGACCCGGTGGTCGAGACGGTGCCCTGGGTACCGCAACTCGGCCTGGAACTCGCGCTGCGGATGGGGACGCTGTCCTGGCTGATGGTCGTCCTGGTCGGCGGCGTCGGCGCGCTCGTGCTCGCCTACAGCGCCCGCTACTTCCGCAACGACGACCCGGGGCTTGGGCGGTTCGCCGCCGTGTTCGTCGCCTTCGCCGGCGCGATGCTCGGCCTGGTCGTCTCCGACGACCTGCTGCTGCTGTACGTGTTCTGGGAACTCACCACCGTCTTCTCCTACCTGCTGATCGGCCACGACCCGGCGAAGCGGGCCAGCCGGCGGGCGGCGATGCAGGCGCTGCTGGTGACGACGCTGGGCGGCCTGGCGATGCTCGCCGGGTTCGTCATGCTCGGCCAGCACGCCGGCACCTACCGCTGGTCGGAGATCGCCGACAACCTGCCCGGCGGCGGCTACCTCGCCGTCGCCGTGGTGCTGATCCTGCTGGGCGCACTGAGCAAGTCGGCGATTTTCCCGTTCAGCTTCTGGTTGCCGGGAGCGATGGCGGCACCGACGCCGGTCAGCGCGTACCTGCACGCCGCGGCCATGGTGAAGGCCGGCGTGTTCCTGGTCGCCCTGATGGGCCCCGCCCTCGCCGGCACCGCACCCTGGCGGCCGGTGCTGCTGGTCACCGGCCTGGTCACCATGTTCTTCGGCGGCTGGGCCGCGCTGCGACAGGTCGATCTCAAGCTGCTGCTCGCGTACGGCACGGTCAGCCAACTCGGCCTGCTGATGGTGATCCTCGGCGCGGGCACCCGGGACACCGCGCTGGCCGGCGTGGCCATGGTGCTGGCGCACGCCCTGTTCAAGGCCACCCTCTTCCTCACCGTCGGCATCGTCGACCACGCCACCGGCACCCGCGACCTGCGCGAACTCAGCGGGTTGGGGCGGCGGGCACCCGCGCTGGCGGTGGTGGCCGGGCTCGCCGCGGCGTCCATGGCCGGGCTGCCGCCGATGGCCGGGTTCGTCGCCAAGGAGGCGGCGGTCGAGTCGCTGCTGCACGGCGGCACCGCCGACCTGGCGGTGCTGGCGGGTGTGATCTTCGGCTCGGTGCTCACCGTCGCGTACACGCTGCGGTTCCTCTGGGGCGCCTTCGCCGACAAGCCGGACACCCCGGCCACGCCGGCCCGGGAGGTGTCCTGGCCGTTCCTCGCGCCGGCGGCGGTGCTGGCCCTCGCGGGCGCCGCGGTCGGCGTCCTCGCCCCGGCGGTGGACCGCCTGCTCGCCCCGTACGCCGATCTCTACCGCACCGCCGAGCCCGGCTACCACCTGGCGTTGTGGCACGGCCTCACGCCGGCGCTCGGCCTGTCGGCGCTCGCCGTGGCCGGCGGCGTCGGGCTGTTCCAGCTGATGCGGCGGGAGCGGGTACGGGCCACCCTGCGGCTGCCGTTCGACGGCGCCACCGTCTACCGGAAGTCCGTCGGCCTGGTCGACCGGCTGGCGGTCGAGCTGACCGGTGCCACGCAGCGTGGTTCGCTGCCGTTCTACCTCGGCGTCATCCTGGTGGTGCTGGTGGTCCTGCCGGGTGGCGCGCTGCTGGCCGGCAGCCCCTGGCCGCAGCGGTTCCACCTGTGGGACACGCCGTTGCAGGGGCTCGCCGCCGCCGTGGTGGTGGTCGCCGCCGTGACGGCCGCCCGCGCCCTGCGCCGGCTCACCGCGATGATCCTGGTCGGCGTCGCCGGCTACGGCATCGCGCTGCTGTTCATCCTGCACGGCGCGCCGGACCTGGCGTTGACCCAGTTCCTGGTGGAGACCGTCACGATCGTCATGTTCGTGCTGGTGCTGCGCCGGCTGCCGGTGAAGTTCTCGGAGCGGCCGATCCGCTCCAGCCGCCGCGGTCGCGTCGCCATCGGCGTCGCCGTGGGCGCGGTCACCGCCGGCATGGCGTACGTCGCGGCGGGTGCCCGGGAGGCCATCCCGATCTCCGTCGGCTTCCCCGACGAGGCCGTGTCGTACGGCGGCGGCAAGAACGTGGTCAACGTGACCCTGGTCGACATCCGGGCCTGGGACACCATGGGCGAGATCGCGGTGCTGGTGGTGGCCGCCACCGGCGTGGCCAGCCTGATCTTCCGCCATGCCCGCGACCTCGGTCGACGGGGCGACATCCCCGGCGGTGGCTCGACCGAATCCGCCCGGCCGCGCTGGCTGACCACCGGCGCCACCGCCCGCGCGCAGTCGGTCATCCTCCAGGTGATCACCCGGCTGCTCTTCCACGCCATCGTGCTGTTCTCCATCTACCTGCTGTTCAGCGGCCACAACGCCCCCGGCGGCGGGTTCGCCGCCGGCCTGGTCGCCGGCCTCGCCCTGGCCGTGCGCTACCTGGCCGGCGGGCGTACGGAACTCAACGGTGCCGCTCCGGTCGACGCCGGCGTGGTGCTCGGTGCCGGACTCTTCGTGGCGGTCGGCACCGGCGTGGCCGCGATGCTGCTCGGCGGGGAGTTCCTCCAGAGCGCCCTGCTCGACTTCCACCTGCCGCTGCTGGGCCACATCCACTTCGTCACGTCGGCCTTCTTCGACGTCGGTGTCTACCTGATCGTCGTCGGCCTGGTGCTGGACATCCTGCGCAGCCTCGGCGCCGAGATGGACCGCCAGCACGAGACCGAGGACGACGAGGTACGGGAAAAGGAGCTGGTGTGA
- a CDS encoding ion transporter, translating into MGALAGPGARIGAGRTMSRTPVPAPRGASARTARGAALFELCARLAASRTFELAIVVVILANGVVLGLETYPDLGPATTALHALEWAFRAVFVVEIVIRLLAYGRRPQDFFRHGWNVFDFLVIAAIFVPGLHGDSALLRVVRVLRMVRLVRFSPGLRTIVAALWRSLPGIGGFFALAVVTLYVYGMAGWLIFGDVYPEEYGNIGRSLLTLFVLLSLETLPDLIEQGMELSPWTVLYYASFVVITVNLLLNILIAVFVNSMEEARRLEMTEGLAPGYDEDGDGVPDELDRIAVSQRLDDLRTLIVELERELRIDRDDGRLRRTGKD; encoded by the coding sequence GTGGGCGCCCTCGCCGGCCCCGGTGCCCGCATCGGGGCCGGGCGCACGATGAGTCGTACGCCCGTACCGGCGCCCCGGGGTGCATCGGCCCGCACCGCCCGGGGTGCCGCCCTGTTCGAACTCTGTGCCCGGCTGGCCGCCTCCCGTACGTTCGAACTCGCCATCGTCGTGGTCATCCTCGCCAACGGGGTGGTCCTCGGCCTGGAGACCTATCCCGACCTGGGTCCGGCGACCACCGCGTTGCACGCGCTGGAGTGGGCCTTCCGGGCGGTGTTCGTCGTCGAGATCGTGATCCGGCTGTTGGCGTACGGCCGGCGGCCGCAGGACTTCTTCCGGCACGGGTGGAACGTCTTTGACTTCCTGGTGATTGCGGCGATCTTCGTCCCGGGGCTGCACGGCGACTCGGCGCTGCTGCGGGTCGTCCGGGTGCTGCGGATGGTGCGGCTGGTGCGCTTCTCGCCCGGCCTGCGCACGATCGTCGCGGCGCTGTGGCGCAGCCTGCCCGGCATCGGCGGCTTCTTCGCCCTGGCCGTGGTGACGCTCTACGTCTACGGCATGGCCGGCTGGTTGATCTTCGGCGACGTCTATCCGGAGGAGTACGGCAACATCGGGCGGTCGCTGCTGACGCTGTTCGTGCTGCTCTCCCTGGAAACCCTTCCCGACCTCATCGAGCAGGGCATGGAGCTGTCCCCGTGGACCGTGTTGTACTACGCCAGCTTCGTGGTGATCACCGTGAATCTGCTGCTCAACATCCTGATCGCGGTCTTCGTGAACTCGATGGAGGAGGCCCGTCGGCTGGAGATGACCGAGGGGCTCGCACCCGGTTACGACGAGGACGGCGACGGGGTGCCCGACGAGCTGGACCGGATCGCCGTCAGCCAACGGCTGGACGACCTCCGTACCCTGATCGTCGAACTCGAGCGGGAACTGCGTATCGACCGCGACGACGGGCGGCTGCGCCGCACCGGAAAGGACTGA
- a CDS encoding PHB depolymerase family esterase encodes MITPVLRILAAAVAVLLLIPAAPAYGAATPHTKAPVSGALSTYRVSGVYVAGVSSGAYLATQLQVAYSQRIRGAALFAAGPYYCAQNNVAQALYGCGDNIYPTNLSALQAYTRTWAGYGWVDPVSGLHGEPVYVFHGGSDTSVKRSVSDDLVRYQQHFGASVQYDSGSAAGHGWVTPYGTVGCSATAAPYLNDCGLDPQNAFLRKLFGSVQAPNTGPLGGTLVRFSQHGFAVGGLANLLSMDANGFAYVPASCASGATCRLLVALHGCLQGHSRVGTAFVDRANLNQYADTNATIVLYPQAITSASNPNGCWDWWGYLGATNYPIKGGAQVETIMNMVRRLGG; translated from the coding sequence ATGATCACACCTGTCCTGCGAATCCTCGCCGCCGCCGTCGCGGTCCTGCTGCTCATCCCCGCGGCGCCCGCGTACGGTGCCGCCACGCCGCACACCAAGGCTCCCGTGTCGGGGGCTTTGTCGACGTACCGCGTCTCGGGCGTCTACGTCGCCGGAGTCTCCTCCGGCGCCTACCTGGCGACCCAGCTCCAGGTGGCCTACTCGCAGCGGATCAGGGGAGCGGCGCTCTTCGCCGCCGGCCCCTACTACTGCGCCCAGAACAACGTCGCCCAGGCGCTGTACGGCTGCGGCGACAACATCTACCCGACGAACCTGAGCGCCCTGCAGGCGTACACCCGCACCTGGGCCGGGTACGGCTGGGTCGACCCGGTCTCCGGGCTGCACGGCGAGCCGGTCTACGTCTTCCACGGTGGATCCGACACCAGCGTGAAGCGGTCGGTCAGCGACGACCTGGTCCGCTACCAGCAGCACTTCGGGGCCAGCGTCCAGTACGACAGCGGCTCCGCCGCCGGGCACGGCTGGGTCACGCCCTACGGGACGGTCGGCTGCTCGGCCACGGCCGCGCCCTACCTCAACGACTGCGGCCTCGACCCGCAGAACGCCTTCCTGCGCAAGCTGTTCGGCTCGGTGCAGGCGCCCAACACCGGCCCGCTCGGCGGCACACTGGTGCGATTCAGCCAACACGGCTTCGCCGTGGGCGGCCTGGCCAACCTGCTGAGCATGGACGCCAACGGGTTCGCCTACGTCCCGGCCTCCTGCGCGTCCGGCGCGACCTGCCGGTTGCTGGTGGCGCTGCACGGCTGCCTGCAGGGCCACAGCCGGGTCGGCACCGCCTTCGTGGACCGGGCCAACCTCAACCAGTACGCCGACACCAACGCGACGATCGTGCTCTATCCCCAGGCGATCACGTCGGCGAGCAACCCGAACGGTTGCTGGGACTGGTGGGGTTACCTCGGCGCCACGAACTATCCCATCAAGGGAGGCGCCCAGGTGGAGACCATCATGAACATGGTCCGCCGGTTGGGCGGCTAG
- a CDS encoding alpha/beta hydrolase family protein, with translation MALLRCDFFSEALGLSTSMTVILPQQTSSQIGLAGADAATGEPPVLYLLHGLTDDDTIWLRRTSIERYVAPLGLAVVMPQVGRSFYTDEEHGNRYWTFLSEELPALCHGFFRLSPRRADTFVAGLSMGGYGAVKWALRDPGRFAAAASLSGALDLVARAHDPRRPIDRRVWHTAFGDRRITGSDDDPLALLDRSGAEDFLYDDNVRFVEAARAKGVSLTVDFSPGDHDWAYWDAKIADVLAWLPLPGRVGPGQPAQSGQPVEERATGRSK, from the coding sequence ATGGCCCTGTTGCGCTGTGACTTCTTCTCCGAGGCGCTCGGCCTCAGCACGTCGATGACCGTCATCCTGCCGCAACAGACCTCGTCGCAGATCGGGCTGGCCGGGGCGGACGCGGCCACGGGCGAGCCACCGGTGCTCTACCTGCTGCACGGGCTCACCGACGACGACACGATCTGGCTGCGGCGTACCTCGATCGAGCGCTACGTCGCCCCGCTCGGCCTGGCGGTGGTGATGCCGCAGGTCGGGCGCAGCTTCTACACCGACGAGGAGCACGGCAACCGCTACTGGACCTTCCTCAGCGAGGAACTGCCGGCGCTGTGCCACGGGTTCTTCCGGCTCTCCCCACGGCGGGCGGACACCTTCGTCGCCGGGCTGTCCATGGGCGGCTACGGCGCGGTGAAGTGGGCGCTGCGCGACCCGGGCCGGTTCGCCGCCGCGGCCAGCCTCTCCGGCGCGCTCGACCTCGTCGCCCGCGCGCACGACCCACGCCGCCCGATCGACCGGCGGGTGTGGCACACCGCCTTCGGCGACCGCCGGATCACCGGCAGCGACGACGACCCGCTCGCCCTGCTCGACCGGTCCGGCGCCGAGGATTTCCTGTACGACGACAACGTGCGCTTCGTCGAGGCGGCGCGGGCCAAGGGGGTCTCATTGACCGTCGACTTCTCCCCCGGCGACCACGACTGGGCGTACTGGGACGCCAAGATCGCCGATGTGCTCGCCTGGCTGCCCCTGCCCGGTCGGGTCGGGCCGGGTCAGCCGGCTCAGTCGGGTCAGCCGGTCGAGGAGCGGGCGACCGGCAGGTCGAAGTAG
- a CDS encoding IS256 family transposase yields MAASESVDRVDLLREQIESASPDVLQAMIRAFAQAVMSAEADAVCGAGYGQRSEERVNSRNGYRQREWDTRAGTIDLAIPKLRQGSYFPDWLLTHRRRAEQALVSVVATSYLLGVSTRRVEKLVEQLGIRQLSKSQVSEMAQHLDAQVQAFRSRPLDAAHYTFVWMDALTMKVREHGRTVNVHALIAVGVNADGGREVLGLDVASDEDGAGWLAFLRSLTARGLSGVRLVISDAHRGLVGAIGAALPGAAWQRCRTHYLRNLLTKVPKSAQPWIATLVRTIFDQPDTDAVRAQFARVVATIEAKFPTAAEHLDAARDDLLAFTGFPREIWRQIWSNNPQERLNKEIRRRTDVVGIFPNRPAIVRLVGAVLAEQTDEWTEGRRYMGLEILAKARLITIDASQHDTDQTETAPIAA; encoded by the coding sequence ATGGCCGCTTCAGAGAGTGTGGACCGTGTTGACCTGCTGCGCGAGCAGATCGAGAGCGCGTCGCCGGATGTGTTGCAGGCGATGATCAGGGCGTTCGCGCAGGCGGTGATGTCCGCTGAAGCGGACGCGGTCTGCGGTGCTGGTTACGGGCAGCGCAGCGAGGAGCGGGTGAACTCTCGCAACGGTTACCGGCAGCGCGAGTGGGACACCCGAGCCGGGACGATTGACTTGGCCATTCCCAAGCTGCGCCAGGGTTCGTACTTCCCGGACTGGCTGTTGACGCACCGGCGGCGGGCGGAGCAGGCCCTGGTGTCGGTCGTGGCGACCTCGTATCTGCTGGGGGTGTCGACGCGGCGGGTGGAGAAGCTGGTCGAGCAGCTCGGGATCCGGCAACTGTCGAAGTCGCAGGTCTCGGAGATGGCGCAGCATCTGGACGCGCAGGTGCAGGCGTTTCGTAGCCGCCCTCTGGACGCCGCCCACTACACGTTCGTGTGGATGGACGCGTTGACGATGAAGGTCCGTGAGCACGGCCGGACCGTCAACGTTCACGCGCTGATCGCCGTCGGGGTCAACGCCGACGGAGGGCGCGAGGTGCTGGGCCTGGACGTGGCCTCCGACGAGGATGGGGCCGGCTGGCTGGCGTTTCTGCGCAGCCTGACCGCCCGAGGTCTGTCCGGCGTTCGTCTGGTCATCTCCGACGCCCACCGCGGGCTCGTGGGCGCGATCGGCGCGGCCCTGCCCGGGGCTGCGTGGCAACGGTGCCGGACCCACTACCTGCGCAATCTGCTGACGAAGGTCCCCAAGTCGGCGCAGCCGTGGATCGCCACCCTCGTGCGCACGATCTTCGACCAGCCCGACACCGACGCCGTCCGAGCCCAGTTCGCTCGGGTCGTGGCCACGATCGAAGCGAAGTTCCCGACCGCGGCCGAGCACCTCGACGCCGCCCGCGACGACCTCCTGGCCTTCACCGGCTTCCCCCGCGAGATCTGGCGCCAGATCTGGTCGAACAACCCACAGGAACGGCTGAACAAGGAGATCCGCCGCCGCACCGACGTCGTCGGGATCTTCCCCAACCGGCCAGCGATCGTCCGCCTCGTCGGCGCGGTCCTGGCCGAACAGACCGACGAGTGGACCGAAGGCCGCCGCTACATGGGCCTGGAAATACTGGCCAAGGCCCGCTTGATCACGATCGACGCCAGCCAACACGACACCGACCAGACCGAAACAGCACCGATCGCCGCATAA